One genomic segment of Gadus chalcogrammus isolate NIFS_2021 chromosome 3, NIFS_Gcha_1.0, whole genome shotgun sequence includes these proteins:
- the LOC130378799 gene encoding leucine-rich repeat LGI family member 2-like, with amino-acid sequence MGFNLAVNSKRNFKCPSGCSCSKDTIICVGTTAMPRTIPTDINSLSMVNGSIAELTEGLFALMPSLQLLLLNSNSLTTIKDDAFSGLSRLEYLFIEGNKIETITKYALRGLRDLTHLSLANNGMTFLPRDLFFDLDSLLELDLRGNSFQCNCETRWLMVWLKNTNATASDVLCSGPGDMKGKKLNDLPLPPGECISTDFIRHQAIPIQSMSADIFSSKEDIYVAMAAPYSNSCVVMEWDHIEMNFRKFDNITGKSVVGCKSVVIEDHVLILVTQLFGGSHIYKFEAGQNKFTMFQTIELFNISKPNDIEVFQMDGDWYFVIVDSSKAGISTLYKWMDQPERNETGFFSYQFLHEWFRDTDAEFVQLDGKSYLILSSRSQAPVIYVWNKSTLKFMPHGEVPMVDEVLAVQAFRVGGSDTYLALTCYIGDSRVLKWSSKQFTEVQALPSRGAMLLQPFAFGERHYLALGSDFSFTQIFLWDGESQSFVKFKDIYVQSPRSFTVVNTDRRTFIFSSSFKGKSMVFEHVIVDLSL; translated from the exons ATGGGTTTTAATCTAGCGGTTAATTCTAAGAGGAATTTCAAATGCCCTTCAGGATGCTCCTGCTCCAAGGATACCATCATCTGCGTTGGCACAACGGCAATGCCTCGAACCATTCCGACTGATATCAATTCTTT GAGCATGGTGAATGGTTCTATTGCTGAACTCACAGAAGGGCTTTTCGCTCTCATGCCATCCCTTCAGCTGCT gcTTCTCAATTCTAATTCTTTGACCACAATAAAAGATGATGCCTTTTCTGGGCTTTCTCGTCTTGAATATTT aTTTATTGAAGGAAACAAGATTGAAACCATCACCAAATACGCCTTAAGAGGTCTACGGGATCTCACTCATTT atCCCTGGCCAATAATGGAATGACTTTCTTGCCAAGAGATCTCTTCTTTGACTTGGATTCCCTGCTGGAACT ggacCTGCGGGGGAACTCCTTCCAGTGTAACTGTGAGACCCGGTGGCTGATGGTGTGGCTGAAGAACACCAACGCCACCGCCTCCGACGTCCTCTGCTCCGGCCCCGGGGACATGAAGGGCAAGAAGCTCAATGACCTGCCGCTACCCCCCGGAGAGTGTATCTCCACAG ACTTCATCCGTCACCAGGCTATCCCCATCCAATCGATGTCGGCGGACATCTTCTCCTCTAAAGAGGACATCTATGTTGCCATGGCGGCGCCTTACTCCAACAGCTGTGTGGTCATGGAATGGGACCACATCGAAATGAACTTCAGAAAATTTGATAACATTACAG GGAAATCGGTGGTGGGCTGCAAGTCGGTGGTGATCGAGGACCACGTCCTGATCCTGGTCACACAGCTCTTCGGCGGCTCCCACATCTACAAGTTCGAAGCCGGGCAGAACAAGTTCACCATGTTCCAGACCATCGAGTTGTTCAACATCTCCAAGCCCAACGACATCGAGGTCTTCCAGATGGACGGCGACTGGTACTTTGTCATCGTGGACAGCTCCAAGGCGGGCATCTCCACGCTGTACAAGTGGATGGACCAGCCCGAGCGCAATGAGACCGGCTTCTTCTCCTACCAGTTCCTCCACGAGTGGTTCCGCGACACGGACGCCGAGTTTGTCCAGCTGGACGGCAAGTCCTACCTCATCCTCTCCAGCCGCTCCCAGGCGCCCGTCATCTACGTGTGGAACAAAAGCACCCTGAAGTTCATGCCCCACGGCGAGGTCCCCATGGTGGACGAGGTGCTGGCGGTGCAGGCGTTCCGCGTGGGCGGCAGCGACACCTACCTGGCCTTGACCTGCTACATCGGGGACTCCAGGGTGCTGAAGTGGAGCAGCAAGCAGTTCACCGAGGTGCAGGCGCTGCCGTCGCGCGGGGCCATGTTGCTCCAGCCCTTCGCCTTCGGGGAACGCCACTACCTAGCCCTGGGCAGCGACTTCTCCTTCACGCAGATCTTCCTGTGGGACGGCGAGAGCCAGAGCTTCGTGAAGTTCAAGGACATCTACGTGCAGTCGCCGCGCTCCTTCACCGTGGTGAACACCGACAGGCGGAccttcatcttctcctccagcttcAAGGGGAAGTCCATGGTGTTTGAGCACGTCATCGTGGACTTGAGTCTGTAG